The stretch of DNA ATGCATAATCCGTTTCTACATGAATATTCGGTTTGGGAACATTATACTCCCTTGTTTCTACTGCAGAACCATACTCTACTGCTGCTATTATTTCACTGGTAAATTTATTAACTGTAATGACTTCACTATTTTTATTTTGTACGGTAATCCATTTAGACATAACAGGTATACCGTCATATAATTCGTAATGTACTGAAACTATAACATCGTTCTTCTGAAGTCCTTTGGTTGTATTGTTAAGATTGCTATAAGAAGCATAATGCAGCACAGTTAGTCGCTCTAAATCACCCTTTTCCCCACTAGCATCTTTTCCCTCCCCACGGGCATTGGTCTTGCCAATCCTTACTGATATTGGTAAGGTTTCAAAAGATTTCAACTTTTGAACAGTTATCCAATCACCACCCTGTGGTTTAGCTTCACAAAAAACACTTTCATCTGTTATACGAAATCTCAATGTCCATGGCTTACTCATATCAAGTACTTGACGTCCTCCAGCAGCTTTATGCTCTTTTTGACCATCCCATAATCCAAACATAGGTACGCCATCATCATAGGTATTGCCTCCCGGTCTTAAATAAAATTTTATTGTTTTATTTGGCCAAACCAATGCTATGCCCGGACCATATTCCTTACTTTTATCTGTACCTACATTAAAAGTGGCTTCAATAACTTTTGCCGATTTATCCAACTGTTTTTCTACATATACAGCTGTGTTTTGAGGAGTATAAATCTCGCCTACCTTACCTTCATTTTCAAAAGATGAACGCTTATGTGTTTTAGACACTCTGGTTTTCCAAATTTTATCAAGCGTTCTAAAATCTGTTTTAAATAATTCGTTTCGTCCATAGTCACTAGGCAACAGCCCACCTCCTTGCAATAAAGATTTTGGCTCAGGCATACTATAGTCCATCTTTAAATGAATTCCTTTAGGAGGCCATTCAGCTCCTTTTGCATGAGATCGTACCCTTTTCCATTCAAATGGTGCCTTTGGTTCACTTACTTCATAGCCGATATATTGCATAGCAGAGGCATCTGCTGTCATTTTATCCAACCATTCAGGTTTAAGAAATGCATAATTGGGCTGTCCTTTTAGACCTCCAACTTCATAATTTATACCATTAATTTTCACAATAGCTTCTGGCTTCACACCTCTAAGCAGAGACTCTCCAGTTACAAGATTGTCTAAACGTACAGTAGCTGCATTCGGTACTATTCTAAAAACTCTTCGCAACAACCCATTAGATATTATGATCTCGTCATTACGCTTACCTTTATACACATTGGCTTTGTATAATGAGCCATCCAACAACCAATCGGATTTAACACTCGCCTTTGGCTCATTATTCAAACTTAATGTTTCATAAACTGCGGCATAACGCTTACCAAAAGTAATTAGTGAAGCTCTGTCAAAATGTACTTGATGGTGCTCTCTTGCTTTCAAACCTGCAGATTCTACATAGGCTACCTGAGGCAGTTCTTTAGGTAAATCTCTTAGACTTTGACGCACTGTATTAATTTGTTTCACACGTTCCGGAGCACTATGATCTGGTCCTGTACCATAAAACTCTGCCAAATTGCCTACAATAAAAGGCAAACTTGAATCTTTTATGTCTTTACGAAAATCAAAAACAAGTCGTTTAAGTTGTTCTTTGTACTTTTTTGCTTTTTCGGGATCTACCGTATCAGATTCTCCTTGGTGCCAGAGCACACCTTTTATGATACCTTGTTTATTTGCCCACTTAGCTTTATTAAGAGCATCTTTATAAACATCGGTTCCTTTATTAAGCGAAGCTATCTCAGCGCCGCCATAGGCTACCGGGATTAACCCAATTGTAACTCCAGGATGTGCTTTCTGGTAGGCTTGTGCAAAAGATCCTGCTAAACCAAATTGATCGCTTCCTAAACGATTATGTATGGGATGTTTTGCTGCTTCCCAAGAGAACCTCTTCCCTTCTTGGGTCCATCCGCGTAACATTTTAACACCTTCTATTGGAAGTTTGTCTTCTGGTAATAGTTCTCCATAACCTGCCATATTGGATTGCCCCATAAGAATAAAAATATGGAAATTGTCTTTTTCTTTAGTGGATTGGCCTATCGCTGAAAAAGTGATAAGCAAAATGAATGTTATGGACAATAAAGACGGAGTTAATTTCATTTTTTTCATGCTATGGTTAGGTTAATATTTTTGTTCTGTGTTAATTTTATTAAAACCCTTCATTAGAGCTCTTATCACTGCTTAATTGGAGACATCCTCTATTTTTAATGCCACTTTTTTCTTTACACCTTCTACATCTGCTTTTACATTCCATGTGGCATTAGTAAAGGCATAAAAGAAAGTAGCCGGACTGTAATTCATTTTAGCTCTATATGGATGCCATATTTCCATATCGAACTTAAAATCTTTGGTAAACGGAATACCATCTAATAACCTATAGCGGTTGTTACTTGTATTTCCTGGTGTTTTATTCCCTTCTCCTATAGGTTGAGATACCCAAGGAGATGTAAACCACTGTGGTCTACACCAGGCATAGCTATAATAATCTTCGGTACCTGTACCAAAATGAGACGGAAAATCTTCACCATCTACATATATTTTTTCATCACCTTCTCCCCACCAATTAATCCCTGTAGTGTCTGGGTGAGAATTAAATAACGTAAGGTTATCTCCAACAAAAATGCCCTTACCTTTTACACTTATATAATTATAGTCTGACCTCAATTCTGATTCCAAAGCTCTGGTTTCCTTCCATGTAGCGTGAAAGTACATAGACTGTCTATTCCAATCATATTCTTGATGCCCTAGAGCTAATGATTCAAGTGTTACTGATTGGCTGCCATGATTCACTAAACTTACAACTGCTTTTTTACTAAATGGCATCACCCAATATGAAGTCATTTCTCCTGTTTTGGTAGTAGTTATGTAATATGATTTATGTTCCAGTTGTTTATAACCCAGGCCATAAAACTGACCTATTGGACACCAAACCGTTTGATGATTGTCAAAAGTAATTTTTAATACTGTAGACCTTAGAGCCTGTTCTTGATTCTTTGCTTTTAATTTTGTACGTAAATAATTGATAGCCCTCTCTCCTTTTAGCTTAATAGATATGCTTTCTCCCGGTTTTAAAACTAAGTCTTGTTTAGTAATTTGTTCTCCAGCTATAGACCTCTCTGTTAATTGTTTACCATAGGTGTTGATTTGTTCTTGATATTTACTAATGGTCTTTCTGGTAAAGCTTTCTACTTCCGTTCCAGATTCATAAGTACGATAATTAATTTGATAATAGTGCCCTTTCCAACCTTCTATGTGTGCATATTTATGTTCTCCATCGTATGTAATTTTACAGCTTTTTGCATAGGGTATCGGGAAAAATAGAT from Flavivirga spongiicola encodes:
- a CDS encoding sialate O-acetylesterase, whose amino-acid sequence is MKKMKLTPSLLSITFILLITFSAIGQSTKEKDNFHIFILMGQSNMAGYGELLPEDKLPIEGVKMLRGWTQEGKRFSWEAAKHPIHNRLGSDQFGLAGSFAQAYQKAHPGVTIGLIPVAYGGAEIASLNKGTDVYKDALNKAKWANKQGIIKGVLWHQGESDTVDPEKAKKYKEQLKRLVFDFRKDIKDSSLPFIVGNLAEFYGTGPDHSAPERVKQINTVRQSLRDLPKELPQVAYVESAGLKAREHHQVHFDRASLITFGKRYAAVYETLSLNNEPKASVKSDWLLDGSLYKANVYKGKRNDEIIISNGLLRRVFRIVPNAATVRLDNLVTGESLLRGVKPEAIVKINGINYEVGGLKGQPNYAFLKPEWLDKMTADASAMQYIGYEVSEPKAPFEWKRVRSHAKGAEWPPKGIHLKMDYSMPEPKSLLQGGGLLPSDYGRNELFKTDFRTLDKIWKTRVSKTHKRSSFENEGKVGEIYTPQNTAVYVEKQLDKSAKVIEATFNVGTDKSKEYGPGIALVWPNKTIKFYLRPGGNTYDDGVPMFGLWDGQKEHKAAGGRQVLDMSKPWTLRFRITDESVFCEAKPQGGDWITVQKLKSFETLPISVRIGKTNARGEGKDASGEKGDLERLTVLHYASYSNLNNTTKGLQKNDVIVSVHYELYDGIPVMSKWITVQNKNSEVITVNKFTSEIIAAVEYGSAVETREYNVPKPNIHVETDYAFGSFNVDDANHHAVHWEADPDYATQVNYLRETPCLLKVEPEVGPSKTLNNGDTFKSFRTFVLPYDSYDRERQGMSLRKMYRTLAPWTTENPLMMHARFADWDRVKIAIDQASDAGFEMVILTFGSGFNIEDDSKAYMTKMKKYADYAKSKGVEIGGYSLLASRKVGGGHDVVMPEGERPTFGNSPCIGSEWGQDYFKKLYTFYEKTGFTLLEHDGSYPGDVCTANHHPGHKGVDDSRWNQYETISKFYQWCRSNGIYLNIPDYYYMAGGNKCGMGYREVNWSLPRNQQLVHTRQNIYDGGWQKTPSMGWMFVPLTEYQGGGSAATIEPLNEHLSHYEMMMVSNLGGGVQACFRGPRLFDTDKTKTMVKGVVNWYKKHREVLDGDIIHLRRADGYDLDYWLNVNAQGKEKGMLMVYNPTDKPITKEIKVPLYYTGLKDQVITKSQEGISKTYNLNRDYTVELEVKVPAGSYTWMVFE
- a CDS encoding glycoside hydrolase family 172 protein, producing MKLQRNKTKILLIIFLIAFQEHVISQMITVETLLKEMTDRASLAQWPSASYTCKQASSYSRDSKTKNTAIEDGKFKTGNFGDENVPRDWGKGWFENHDFSHYIRTEENQGRKEDVMFEDKGAGAVVRFWATFGGVPSDYGGIYRVYIDGNPNPVIEMHNQNLVGKAGLVGKPYSFYAPEKAENDVWRGRNLFFPIPYAKSCKITYDGEHKYAHIEGWKGHYYQINYRTYESGTEVESFTRKTISKYQEQINTYGKQLTERSIAGEQITKQDLVLKPGESISIKLKGERAINYLRTKLKAKNQEQALRSTVLKITFDNHQTVWCPIGQFYGLGYKQLEHKSYYITTTKTGEMTSYWVMPFSKKAVVSLVNHGSQSVTLESLALGHQEYDWNRQSMYFHATWKETRALESELRSDYNYISVKGKGIFVGDNLTLFNSHPDTTGINWWGEGDEKIYVDGEDFPSHFGTGTEDYYSYAWCRPQWFTSPWVSQPIGEGNKTPGNTSNNRYRLLDGIPFTKDFKFDMEIWHPYRAKMNYSPATFFYAFTNATWNVKADVEGVKKKVALKIEDVSN